The following nucleotide sequence is from Mesorhizobium sp. J8.
GCCGTAGGGCTCGCGCTTGACGTAGCTCAGCGTGTTGTCTTCGGTGGCTGTGACGATGCCTTCCAGCTTGTCGCAGAATTCCGCAAAATAGCGCACGACGCCGGCCGTGCGGATAGCGTCGCCGGTGACCGTGCCCGAAATCAGGCGGCTCGAACCCATGGCCTCGAGCCGGCCGAGATAGAGGTTGTTCTCCTCAATCAGCTGGGCAAAACGGAACAGGATTTTCGCGCGCTCCCGAGGAGCAATTTTTGCCCACCTGCTTGCCCGGAGCGCTTCCTTCGCGGCCTGGACCGCAAGGTCGACGGCGGCCACGCCGCCATCGTTGACGATGCCCATCAACTGCTGGTCGGACGGACGAAGCACCTCGATCTCGTCGCCGGGAAGATCGAGATATCGACCACCAACATGGTGGCCTTTGGGAATATCGACGATTTTCGGGTCAAAACTGAGCATATTCTTTCCTTTTCGGAGGCGTGTCGGCGCCCGTCGACGGCGAATTCTTCCTGCGCGGTAATGCCACGAAGCGCTCACGCTCCGTCGGCGTGCATGGCTTCCAGGAACGGGCGAAGCATGTCCGCCGATTCATGGAAGCGGCCGACGAAGCTCTTCAGCCGCTCGTGCGTCGGATGGAGCAATATCTTGTGCGGCGGGCCTTCTTCCGCGATCAGGCCCTGGTCGAGGAAGACGATGCGATCGGCGATCTCGAAGGCGAAGCCCAACTCATGCGTTACGATCACCATCGTCATTCCGCTCTTGGCCAATTCGACCATCGCCTTCATGACCTCGCCGACGAGCTCCGGATCGAGCGCCGATGTCGGCTCGTCGAAAAGCATGACCTTCGGCTGCATGGCCATGGCGCGGGCGATCGCCACGCGCTGCTGCTGGCCACCGGAAAGCTGGCGCGGAAGTTTGTCGGCGTGCTGCTCCAGCCCCATGGTCTTGAGCAGCCGCATGGCCTTCTCGCGCGCCGCGTCTGCGGGTTCCTTCTTGACCGTCACGGGACCTTCCATGACGTTCTGAAGCGCCGTCATGTGCGGGAACAGGTTGAACTGCTGGAAGACCATGCCGGTCTTGGCGCGAATCCGATTGATCTCCTGCTTGGCGATCTCGCGGCCGCCGCCGGCCTGACGGTCGAAGATCGTCTCGCCGTCGATGACGATATGACCGCTGGTAGGGCTGTTGAGCAGGTTAATGCAGCGCAGAAGCGAGGTCTTGCCCGATCCGCTTGCGCCAATCAGGACGACCACCTCGCCTTCGGCCACCTTCAGATCGACGCCGTGCAGGACCCTCCTGGCGGCGAAATCCAGGCAGATGCGTTCCAGTTCCAGGACTTGCCTGACGTTTGCGCCGTTGGGCAGCAGCGATGTTGGATTGCCGGTCATTTGGACATCACCCCGCTCTTTTCCAGCTTGCGCGCCAGGTAGGTCAGCGGCACCAAGATGATGAGGAAGATCGCGCCGACGGCCGTGTAGACCTCCATCGGCCGATAGGTGAAGGAGGAGATATAGCTGGCCTGATAGAGCAGGTCGGGCACCGTAATCATCGACAATAGCGTGGTGTTCTTCATCTGGATGATCGACTGGCCGGCGAGCGGCGGGATCATCCGGCGAAACGCCTGGGGAAGGATGATGCGACGCATACGCTGGCTGTAGGACATGCCGATGGCGGTCGCCGCGTCGGTCTGTCCCTGGTCGATCGACTGGACGCCGGCGCGCAGGATTTCCGCATAGAAGGAGCCGACATAGCAGCTGAGGCCGATGAAGCCGGCCCAGAACTTCGTCACGTTGATGCCGGCGAAGATCGGGAAGGCATAATAGACCCAGAGCAAGGTCACCAGCAGCGGGATGTTGCGGAAGAATTCGACATAGAGCTGGCCGAGCAGTACAAGCGGTCGGAAGGTGCTGAGCTGGATGAGGCCGACGATCAGCCCGATGGCAAGCCCCGCCAGGATGGTGATGACGGTGAAGTATAGCGTCATCAGCAGGCCGTCCCAGAGCAGCGGCCAGTTGTTGGTCAGTACGGTGAAATCAAACATGGTCCGTGCTCGTCTCGTCGGCGGAACTGAACGCGCCGAGGAAGGCTTGACCGCTCCGGAAAGCGGTCAAGCTGGTGCGGGGCAGCGATCAGAAGCTGAAACCCTTCGGCAGAATGGACAGGTCGATGCCGCGTGCCTCCCAGGCGCGCGCCAGCTTGCCCTGCGCCTGGCCGAGCGAGCGCTGCTGCTCGATCCAGTTGGTCAGGAAGTTGATGTAGCCGGCATTGCCGGGCTTGCGGGCGACCGCCAGCGTCGCGGGGTTGCGCAGGATCGGCTCAGGCAGGGAGACCTCGCCGATCTTCTTTTCCGAGACCTGCAGCGCGTCGAAGATCGACAGCAGGACGGCGTCGGTGCGGCCCGACTGCAGCTCCATCAGCGCCAGGCCGCGGTCCTCCACGGGCGTGATCTTGGCCTTGGGCAGAAGCGCCTCGGCGACGATCTGCATCGTCGATCCCTTCTGGACGACCACCGTCTTGGACGGGTCGTTGAGCTCGGCCCAGGTCTTCACCGGCTTGCCGACCGGCGTGAGCACGGCCCAGGCGTCAGTGAACAGCGGCTCCCACAGATAGTCGACCACGAGGCCGCGCTTCGGGTTCGGATTGACGCCGATGGCGATGTC
It contains:
- a CDS encoding amino acid ABC transporter ATP-binding protein, which gives rise to MTGNPTSLLPNGANVRQVLELERICLDFAARRVLHGVDLKVAEGEVVVLIGASGSGKTSLLRCINLLNSPTSGHIVIDGETIFDRQAGGGREIAKQEINRIRAKTGMVFQQFNLFPHMTALQNVMEGPVTVKKEPADAAREKAMRLLKTMGLEQHADKLPRQLSGGQQQRVAIARAMAMQPKVMLFDEPTSALDPELVGEVMKAMVELAKSGMTMVIVTHELGFAFEIADRIVFLDQGLIAEEGPPHKILLHPTHERLKSFVGRFHESADMLRPFLEAMHADGA
- a CDS encoding transporter substrate-binding domain-containing protein, which gives rise to MISFNFSKLFAAATVALSLLAAPVAAVADDNPSAVLDQIRASGVLKAPVMVGEEPGYIKDPATGQWSGFYVEFLTEIATELGVKLQPVETTWGNLAADFQSNKIDIAIGVNPNPKRGLVVDYLWEPLFTDAWAVLTPVGKPVKTWAELNDPSKTVVVQKGSTMQIVAEALLPKAKITPVEDRGLALMELQSGRTDAVLLSIFDALQVSEKKIGEVSLPEPILRNPATLAVARKPGNAGYINFLTNWIEQQRSLGQAQGKLARAWEARGIDLSILPKGFSF
- a CDS encoding amino acid ABC transporter permease: MFDFTVLTNNWPLLWDGLLMTLYFTVITILAGLAIGLIVGLIQLSTFRPLVLLGQLYVEFFRNIPLLVTLLWVYYAFPIFAGINVTKFWAGFIGLSCYVGSFYAEILRAGVQSIDQGQTDAATAIGMSYSQRMRRIILPQAFRRMIPPLAGQSIIQMKNTTLLSMITVPDLLYQASYISSFTYRPMEVYTAVGAIFLIILVPLTYLARKLEKSGVMSK